From Montipora foliosa isolate CH-2021 chromosome 6, ASM3666993v2, whole genome shotgun sequence, a single genomic window includes:
- the LOC138005142 gene encoding uncharacterized protein, which produces MQSHENVNHNGVGETLFEIRSQFWIIKGRQAVKDVLSKCVTCKKLQGRAYSSPPTPPLPTFRVSEEMAFSKKRTTNLVHFRNGRTLRDAKVKKFALDRNIDWKFNVPTASWWGGFFEICGKLVKRCLKKVLGNAKLSYEELESVLIKTEGVLNSRPFTYVYDELTETPLTPCHLVIARRLLDQSLATTVPVNTLPRRERYLDGLLTHFRNQWKKEYLTEIREYQKLKGGEPRRTIQEGDFVHIYTDKTPRQQWRIGKVEKLLQGQDNVVRAAEVVTVDNSLRKTRLKRTIQKLFPLEINVRDEHATNARTGQFDSGMSIQMVRDEDIPTVITAP; this is translated from the exons ATGCAGTCCCACGAAAACGTGAATCACAATGGAGTTGGAGAAACTCTTTTTGAAATCCGATCACAATTCTGGATAATCAAAGGAAGACAAGCTGTTAAGGATGTACTTTCCAAGTGTGTTACGTGCAAGAAATTACAAGGAAGAGCCTACAGCTCACCACCTACTCCACCACTACCTACATTTCGAGTTTCAGAGGAAATGGCTTTCTCTAAA AAGAGGACTACCAACCTTGTTCATTTCAGAAACGGGAGAACTTTGCGAGATGCAAAGGTTAAGAAGTTTGCTCTTGATCGGAACATTGACTGGAAATTCAATGTACCGACAGCCAGCTGGTGGGGCGGATTCTTCGAAATCTGTGGGAAACTGGTGAAAAGGTGTCTCAAGAAAGTGCTCGGAAATGCGAAGTTGAGTTATGAAGAGTTAGAGTCAGTGTTGATCAAAACTGAAGGCGTTTTGAATTCTAGGCCCTTCACCTATGTCTACGATGAGCTAACAGAAACTCCACTTACGCCTTGTCATCTTGTAATTGCTCGTCGACTTCTAGATCAATCTCTTGCCACCACAGTACCTGTAAACACTTTGCCCAGACGAGAGAGATATTTAGACGGTCTTCTCACCCATTTCAGAAATCAATGGAAGAAAGAATACCTTACAGAGATCCGCGAGTACCAGAAACTCAAGGGAGGTGAACCAAGAAGAACCATTCAAGAAGGAGACTTTGTGCACATCTATACTGACAAGACGCCCAGGCAACAGTGGAGAATAGGGAAAGTAGAGAAACTGTTACAGGGACAAGACAACGTTGTGCGCGCAGCAGAAGTGGTGACAGTAGATAATTCTCTCCGCAAGACTCGTTTAAAACGTACAATTCAGAAGCTTTTTCCTCTTGAAATCAATGTGCGTGACGAACACGCAACTAATGCGAGAACAGGACAGTTTGACAGTGGAATGAGCATTCAGATGGTCAGAGATGAAGATATCCCTACAGTGATCACTGCTCCATGA